In Myxococcales bacterium, the DNA window GCTCTCTCAGGTGCTCGCGGGCCTCATGGCCGCGCACGAGAAGGGCATCATGCACCGGGACATCAAGCCCGAGAACATCTTCCTCGCGCGCCGCACGAACGCCGATCCCATCGCGAAAATCCTCGATTTCGGCGTGTCGAAGGGCATGGCCGGCGGGGCCGAGGAGCCGCTCGACCTCACGCGCACCGGCATGGTCATGGGCACGCCGTACTACATGTCGCCCGAGCAGGCGCGCGGCGAGCGCAACCTCGACGCACGGGTCGACGTGTACGCGTGCGGCGTGATGCTTTACGAATGCCTCACCGGTCGCAGGCCGTTCGTCGCCCCGAACTACAACGCCCTGCTCCTCCAGATCCTCACCGAGAACCCGCGCCCTGCGAGGGATCTTCGCCCCGACCTCCCGCCGGCCTTCGAGTCCGTCCTCCGCCGCGCGATGGCGCGAAACCGCGACGACCGCTACTCCACCGCGGGTGCGCTGCGACGCGATCTGCAGCAGCTCGGGAAGCAGCTCGGCTACCCCCACGAGCCCTCGGGGGCCGGCCGCGTCGACCTCAAGAAAGACGCCTTCCGGCCCGCCCACACCCCGCAGCCCCAAGCTCGCGAGGCGCAGCCCGCTCCGCCTCGTCCGACCGGCCCGCAAGAGCGCCCGCGCGCGCCCGAGTACCCGAACGTGCGCCCCGCCGCGGGTGCGCCTCCACGTGCTCCGGTCCAGGCCCCGCACCACCACGTCTCCCCGCTCGCCGCGCCATCTCCGCAAGCGCCGCAGGTCACACCCCACGCCGCGGTGCCACCGAGCGCGCCGCGTGAGCCCGCCCAAAACCTTCACGACCCGAAGCTCCGCCGCCAGACGGTGCGCATGAGCCCCCACGCGCAGGGCTTGCCTCCGCACATGCAGCCGCAGAGCGCGCAGAAGCCCCCGTCTGCGCCCGCGCCCGTCGCACGGCGCACCGAGCTCGGCCCCGTGGCGCCCCCCGCGCGACCGACGGACCCCGAGGATCTCCCCAAGCTCTTCGACACGAGCCCCAGCGCCGACGGCACGCCGAGCCCCCACGTGCGCCCGCACCCTGCAGCCAACCTGCGCGAGCGGCAGCCTCCCCCGCCCGCGATGGGGATGCGTCCCCACATCGAGCGCGTCGAGCGGTCCACGGAGCCGGTCCCTCCGCCGCGCATGAGCGAACGCAAGCCCGAGACCGTGCGAGGTGTGCCCGAGCTCCCACGTGTGCCCGAGCGGAGGACCGAGCCCGACTACGGCGACGGCCCCACGTTCGTCATCTCGCGCGAAGAAATCCTGGGCGACTTTCTAGCTGGTGGCCTCGGCGCCGACGTGTCGGACTGGGACGCCGAGACCACCGTGACGAGCGGCCCTCCCGAGTGGGTCGAAGAGACCCAGCGCGGCACGAAGCGGCCGACCTTCCCGCCGCCCGTCGCGCATTCCCCCGCGCCGGCGCCGTCCACCAAAGGGCAGACGACCGAGCGCGACCTCCGCAAGAAGCTCGAAGACGAGTACGGCGACATGCCGCTCGACGACGCGACCCTCGTGCACCGATCGCGGCTGCCGCGCCGCAAGTAGCGCCGCGCGACCGGCACGTGGATCGGGGTCGCTCGCCCAAGGAACGGCGAGGTCCTCGGGAGCGCGTGAGACGGGCCGCGAAATCCGCGAAACGCGCGTGGCATGCGTGTCGCAAGGTGAGGTGGGAGAGGCACCTTCATGCGCCGTAACTCCCTGTTCTTCCTCGTCGTTTCGCTGCTCGTCGCGTGCTCGGGCCCGTACACGGGGCAAGGGGAGCTCGCCACGGGGCTCCGCTCCGTTCCGTGCGTCGAGGGCGCGGCGTGCACCTGCGGAAACCTCACGCAGGGCACGCAGACCTGCCGCGCCCAGAAGAGCGTCTGCGCGTGCCCCGACGGCAGCGAGGTCCCGCTCGAGCCCGAAGAGAAGACCCCCGAAGCGACCGACGCGGGCCCGTCCACGCCGACGCAGGCGCCACCTCCTGCGGGCGACACGTGCGAGGCCGCGTCCCTCCAGAAGCTGCGAGTGCTCGAGCTCGCCCGCGGGGGTGAGATCCTGTTCGCCACCGACCTCGACGGCGCCACCGACACCTTCCGTTCGAGCTGCGTGCAGGCCGAGGGGCCCGACCTCGTCCAGCCGATCTACACGAAGTCGCAGGGCACGCTCGTCGTCGAGGTCGAGTCGACCTCGAGCTATACGGGGAGCCCCGTCCTCTACGCGAAGGCGACGTGCGCCGACACCCAAGATTTGAAGTGCGACTCGACGGGGCGCAGGCTCGAGATCCCGGTCGTAGCCAACAGAACGTACTTCCTGCATGTCGACGGGATCGCGCGCACCCAAGCCCCGGGCGCTCGCCTCACGTTGCGGGCGGAGCTCCGATGAGGACGCTCACCGCCGCGGCGTTCGGGCTCGTGCTCGTGCTCGGCTCCACGAGGGCCAGCGCGTTTTGTAGGGCGACGACGTGCAACGAGGCCAAACAGACCTGCGCCAAAGACGAAAAGGGCTGCATCACCGAGGGCACGCAGGTCTCGTGGCGCTCGTCGACGCTCGAGTACCACCTCCACGATCGAGGCACGCGAAAGCTCGTCCGCGCCGAGACACGGGCCGTGATCCGCGCGGCTTTCGGCACCTGGAGCGACGTGCTCTGCCCCGGGGATCTGCGCACGAGGCTAAGGTTCGTCGAGCGCGAGGACATCTCGCTCGATCCGTCCGAGTCCGCCGACCCGACCGACCCGACACGAAAGCTGAATGGTGTCTTCTTTCGGGACACGTCGTGGCCCTACGGCACGAAGAGCCCCCTCGCCTCGACGTTTCGCCTCTACGGCGACAAACAATCGAAGGGCACGATCACGAGCGCCCGCATCGAGGTCAACACCGCCGAGAAGGAGTTCTCACTCCCCGACGACGGCACGAACAAGACGGACCTCATGGCCGTCCTCGTGCACGAGATTGGCCACTTCATCGGTATCGGTCACTCGCGAGAGCCCGAGTCGATCATGATGGAAGCGTTCTGCGAAGAGGGCAATCGCTGCAACCTCGGGCGGAGGGCCTCACGAAGGCTCGCCGCGGACGATGTCGCCGCCGTGTGCGCGCTCTATCCGCCCGGAGAGCCCGAGGCCTCGGCGAGCGACGTACCCACGGCCACCCCACCCGAGGCGGGGTGCTCCGCCGGTGGCACGAGCCCCGAGGGCGCGCTCATCGCCCTGGGATTCGTCGCGTGCTTCGTCGCGGCGAGGCGTCGCCCGAGAGCCGTGAGGCACGAAGCCGCACCGTGAGCATGATCACGTAGAAGGCCGACGACGACGTACCCACGCCACCGCGAGGCCGACGAGCCCCAAACCCACGAGCGGAGCGTCGCTGCCTCCGCTGCTCGAACATCCACCACACCCGCGCACCTTCGTGGCCTCGGAGGGGGAGACCTGGGACGAGCCGCCGGAGGGCGAGACTTGGGGCGAGGCCTCGGAGCCGCCGCCGTGGAGCGCCTGCTCGGCCGCGAGGCCCGCGGGCAGTTTGCAGTAGAGGACGTCCCCTCGGTAGTTGCGTGTGAGAGGGCAAATCCATGTGTAGCCCTCGGCCTTCTGCGCGGCGTCTCGGTTCGAGGCGGCCTCGCCGGGCGACGTCGCTTCTTTCCACGGGCCGACCACACGGCACGGGGTCGGGCCGAGCGCCGGATCTTTCGCCACGATGCGCTTCGTGACCTCGGCTTGGACGCAGTCGCGCACCTGCTCGTCGGGCGGCGGGATGTCGGCGCGCGCGCCCCCCACGAGACCGAGCCAGGTGATCTGCGCGACGACGAACGACACCCCAAGACGTGCGTGCATGCCTCAGGATGCCACGCCTCTCCGGCCCCACCCGAGACCGAAATCCAGGATCGCCGCTTCAGCCCCCCGAGGCCACGAGCGCCGCGAGATCGTAACGCCGGTGACGCACGGGTGGGCAGAAGTAGTACCCGCCCGTAACCGGCCGTGAGTACGAGAAAATCGCGTCGCGAATGCCGTCGTCGAGGCCGGCCATGCGGCGCATCACGCGCTCGTAGGCGTCGAGCGACGCGCCGTAGGCGACGAAGACGAGGCCGTGCTCCTTGGTCGACCCATAGGGCATCGAGCGGCGCAGCATGAAGGCCTCGGGCGTGAAGCTCTCTTGGGCGGACCGCTTCACGTGCGCGCTCTCGGGTGCGTCGGAAAGCTCTTCGTTCGTGTCGCGCGAGCGGCCGATGACGTGGTCCCGCGCGGCGGGCGACATCGCCTCGAGCGCGGAGAGCGTGTGCACCCACCTCTGCACCGCGACGAAGCTGCCGCCTTTGCCTGGCCCCTCGGCGACGAGCGCCACCTCGGCCGCGCGCTCTTCGGGGTTCTCGGTGCCATCCTCGTAGCCCGAGAGATCCCGGCCGCCGGCGTACGAGAACGCGGGCACGTCCTCGACGACTCGCACCTCGCCGAGCGCCGCCACGAGCTCACGTGCACGATGCACACGTTCGCCACCATCGCCCCCCGAGAGGAACACGAAGAGCGCCCCTTGCGTCGACGGGACGCCCACCGAAGGCCCCGCCAAGGCTGGAAAACCTCGCAGGCCTTCGACCGCGAGGCCCGCGCCGCGCACGAGCGGCTCGCCGAGGCCGAGCACCATGTCGTCACGCGCGTCGAGGCGCTTCACCGCCTCGAGGACGTGCGCGGCGGCGCCGACGTGGGCCAGATCGAAGGTGAGGAACGTGCCCTCGGAGGGCACCTCGGCGAGCACGGCAGGCTGATGCGTCGTGGTCTCGGACATGGCGAGGTCATAGCGCACGAGGGCGCGCACGGGGAGCCCGTGGTCGCGTCACTCCTCGCCGAGCTCGTGCAAGAGGAACGCGTAGATGTCGGCGCTCTCGGCGATCTCGGCGTCGAGCGGCGTGCCCTTGCCGTGCCCGGTGCCCGCCGAGGCACGGAGCAGGATGGGCTTGTCCGAGCTCGTGGCGGCTTGCAGGCGCGCCACCATCTTGCGCGAGTGGTACGGATCGACGCGCGGGTCGTTCGCGCCCGTCGTGAAGAGCACGGCCGGATACGCGACGCCGTCCTTCACGTTGTGGAGCGGCGAGTACGCGTAGAGCGCCCGAAACTGCGCCTCGTCCTTCACGGTGCCGTACTCGGGCACGTTGAACGCTCCGTTCGGTGTGAGCTCGACGCGGAGCATGTCGTAGATGCCGACGCGGCTCACGATCGCGCGGAACGTGTCGGGGTGCTGCACCAAGGTCGCGCCCATGAGGAGCCCGCCGTTCGAGCCGCCCATCGCCGCGAGCTTGTCGTGCCGGGTGTACCCCTCCGACACGAGCGCCTCGGCGCACGCGTGGAAGTCGTCGAACACGTTCTGCTTCTTCGTAAGGTTGCCGGCCATGTGCCAGGCCTCGCCGTACTCGCCGCCTCCTCGCAGATTGGCCTCGGCGAACACCCCTCCCCGGTCGAGCCAGAGGCGCGTGAGCGCGCGGAGGCGAGGCTTTCGGCTCACGTTGTAGCCGCCGTAGCCGGTGAGCAACGTGGGGCGCTTGCCGTCGAGCGGCGTGCCCTTCTTGCGGAGCACGTTCAAAGGCACCTTGGTGCCATCCTTCGACGTGCAGGTCGTGCGCAGGACCTCCGTGTCCGAGAAGTCGATCGTCTCTTTCTCGGCGAGCGCCGTCTTGGTGACGGTGCCGGCCTTGGCGTCATACCGGAAATACGC includes these proteins:
- a CDS encoding matrixin family metalloprotease; this encodes MRTLTAAAFGLVLVLGSTRASAFCRATTCNEAKQTCAKDEKGCITEGTQVSWRSSTLEYHLHDRGTRKLVRAETRAVIRAAFGTWSDVLCPGDLRTRLRFVEREDISLDPSESADPTDPTRKLNGVFFRDTSWPYGTKSPLASTFRLYGDKQSKGTITSARIEVNTAEKEFSLPDDGTNKTDLMAVLVHEIGHFIGIGHSREPESIMMEAFCEEGNRCNLGRRASRRLAADDVAAVCALYPPGEPEASASDVPTATPPEAGCSAGGTSPEGALIALGFVACFVAARRRPRAVRHEAAP
- a CDS encoding Dyp-type peroxidase; translation: MSETTTHQPAVLAEVPSEGTFLTFDLAHVGAAAHVLEAVKRLDARDDMVLGLGEPLVRGAGLAVEGLRGFPALAGPSVGVPSTQGALFVFLSGGDGGERVHRARELVAALGEVRVVEDVPAFSYAGGRDLSGYEDGTENPEERAAEVALVAEGPGKGGSFVAVQRWVHTLSALEAMSPAARDHVIGRSRDTNEELSDAPESAHVKRSAQESFTPEAFMLRRSMPYGSTKEHGLVFVAYGASLDAYERVMRRMAGLDDGIRDAIFSYSRPVTGGYYFCPPVRHRRYDLAALVASGG
- a CDS encoding MYXO-CTERM sorting domain-containing protein: MHARLGVSFVVAQITWLGLVGGARADIPPPDEQVRDCVQAEVTKRIVAKDPALGPTPCRVVGPWKEATSPGEAASNRDAAQKAEGYTWICPLTRNYRGDVLYCKLPAGLAAEQALHGGGSEASPQVSPSGGSSQVSPSEATKVRGCGGCSSSGGSDAPLVGLGLVGLAVAWVRRRRPST
- a CDS encoding protein kinase, giving the protein MSQRFVRCPHCGTPHDARAVVCPTTGRRMRVDGRGDAPRKSRSSAPPAFTASAPASIQPLTHDEDEAPLIGQVLGNRYKILSILGSGGMGMVYEAEHLGLERQVAVKVLNPVQAKKKNTVKRFQQEARAAGGIGHPNICEVYDMGWLEDGCPYLVMERLHGQTLADRIKKAGNLPFPEIVEVLSQVLAGLMAAHEKGIMHRDIKPENIFLARRTNADPIAKILDFGVSKGMAGGAEEPLDLTRTGMVMGTPYYMSPEQARGERNLDARVDVYACGVMLYECLTGRRPFVAPNYNALLLQILTENPRPARDLRPDLPPAFESVLRRAMARNRDDRYSTAGALRRDLQQLGKQLGYPHEPSGAGRVDLKKDAFRPAHTPQPQAREAQPAPPRPTGPQERPRAPEYPNVRPAAGAPPRAPVQAPHHHVSPLAAPSPQAPQVTPHAAVPPSAPREPAQNLHDPKLRRQTVRMSPHAQGLPPHMQPQSAQKPPSAPAPVARRTELGPVAPPARPTDPEDLPKLFDTSPSADGTPSPHVRPHPAANLRERQPPPPAMGMRPHIERVERSTEPVPPPRMSERKPETVRGVPELPRVPERRTEPDYGDGPTFVISREEILGDFLAGGLGADVSDWDAETTVTSGPPEWVEETQRGTKRPTFPPPVAHSPAPAPSTKGQTTERDLRKKLEDEYGDMPLDDATLVHRSRLPRRK